One part of the Thermodesulfobacterium commune DSM 2178 genome encodes these proteins:
- the nrfD gene encoding NrfD/PsrC family molybdoenzyme membrane anchor subunit, which produces MVEITITGTNSITFPHFEVWDWRIVLYLFLGGLAAGTLVMCSIANLRPTKTVEELAKCVRAPLIAFVMLAVGALFIILEIKAPWHLYWGYLTFQPLSLMSWGTWGVPLVLFFNALYILAVLPEEQKHYLKFEFLKRFSDRLKPRMRLIAKINFVAGIFLAIYTGILLASFLAVPLWNNATLPILFLVSALSAGAALIVIIAKDVEIKYLFTKIDVWLIVIELLLIPLYFYGLYVSSAPYKRALEPFFSFKGEYFIYTLALILIFLFLPLALRMKLGEITEFEEHGLPHQFTRGQILRMNIAAILVIAGTLILRGAIVYAGQLIKLSIY; this is translated from the coding sequence ATGGTAGAAATAACCATTACCGGGACTAACTCTATCACCTTTCCTCATTTTGAGGTATGGGACTGGAGGATAGTGTTATATCTATTTTTAGGAGGATTGGCTGCAGGAACTTTGGTTATGTGTTCTATCGCCAACCTTAGGCCTACCAAAACAGTAGAAGAGTTAGCCAAATGTGTAAGAGCTCCATTGATTGCTTTTGTCATGCTTGCTGTAGGTGCTCTTTTTATCATCCTTGAAATTAAAGCCCCATGGCATCTTTACTGGGGATATTTGACCTTTCAGCCTCTTTCTCTTATGTCCTGGGGTACTTGGGGTGTTCCTTTAGTTTTGTTTTTTAATGCCCTTTATATTCTTGCTGTGTTGCCTGAAGAACAAAAACATTATCTAAAGTTTGAATTTTTAAAAAGATTTTCAGATAGGTTAAAACCAAGAATGAGACTGATTGCCAAAATAAACTTTGTGGCAGGTATCTTTTTGGCTATTTATACTGGTATTCTTTTAGCCTCTTTTTTGGCTGTTCCGTTATGGAATAACGCGACCCTCCCTATTTTGTTTTTGGTTTCTGCTCTTTCAGCAGGAGCAGCTTTGATAGTTATCATAGCCAAGGATGTAGAAATCAAGTATCTTTTTACAAAAATAGACGTATGGCTTATCGTCATAGAACTTTTGCTTATACCTCTTTACTTTTATGGGTTATATGTTTCTTCTGCCCCTTACAAAAGGGCGTTAGAACCTTTCTTTTCGTTTAAAGGAGAATATTTTATCTATACCCTTGCCTTGATACTAATCTTTTTGTTTTTGCCTCTTGCTTTACGGATGAAACTCGGAGAAATTACCGAGTTTGAAGAACATGGACTTCCTCATCAGTTTACCAGAGGTCAAATTTTGAGGATGAACATAGCAGCTATACTGGTAATTGCAGGAACTTTAATCTTGAGAGGGGCTATAGTTTATGCTGGACAACTTATTAAGCTGAGTATATATTAA
- a CDS encoding 4Fe-4S dicluster domain-containing protein, whose translation MPRYAMVIDVEKCVGCMACVIACKKENKVADGYFRTRVVEEVRGEFPNLRMELRSELCNHCEIAPCIDACPTRASHRAKDGTVQIDHKKCIGCKACILACPYDARYIRPDGTADKCTFCQHRIKEGKLPACVETCLGKSRIFGDLDDPESEVAKILRTHDAAVRLEWAGTKPRVFYINKRFPGGF comes from the coding sequence ATGCCAAGATATGCGATGGTTATAGATGTAGAGAAATGTGTAGGGTGTATGGCTTGTGTTATAGCGTGTAAAAAGGAGAATAAGGTAGCAGATGGTTATTTTAGGACAAGGGTGGTAGAAGAGGTTAGAGGAGAATTTCCCAACCTCAGGATGGAACTCAGGTCAGAACTTTGTAATCATTGTGAAATTGCTCCTTGTATAGATGCTTGTCCCACCAGGGCTTCTCACAGGGCAAAAGATGGAACCGTTCAAATAGACCATAAAAAGTGTATTGGATGTAAGGCCTGTATTTTGGCCTGTCCTTATGATGCAAGATACATTCGTCCTGATGGGACAGCTGATAAGTGTACCTTTTGTCAGCACAGAATAAAAGAAGGAAAATTACCTGCTTGTGTAGAAACTTGTTTGGGTAAATCGAGGATCTTTGGAGATTTAGACGACCCTGAAAGTGAAGTGGCTAAGATTTTAAGGACTCACGATGCTGCTGTAAGGCTTGAATGGGCAGGTACTAAACCTCGTGTTTTTTATATTAACAAGAGATTCCCAGGGGGGTTTTAA
- a CDS encoding molybdopterin-containing oxidoreductase family protein, giving the protein MKWSRRDFLKVVAGSGGIGVIGATQVDRLLGLGRKPEGKPIYVPTVCEMCFWRCGVIAKVVDGKVVKLDGHPAHPQSRGKLCARGHGGIGLLYDPDRLKHPLIRVGQRGEGKFKKASWDEALNYVAEKMLKIKETYGPESVALFTHGTISTYFIHLLWAYGSPNLGMPSYALCRGARDIAFKLTFGAPVGNPERADLKNSKVIVLMGFHIGENAHNSMCQEFAEAVGKGATVIVVDPRFSTAASKAKYWLPIKPATDLALLLAWINVIITEGLYDKEYVAKYTEGFDKLAEAVKEYTPQWAEKETDIPVSLIIETARIMGKNKPSVLIHPGRHTAWYGDNTQRVRAIAILTALLGAYGRPGGIYLPPKNPLSEYGFGDFCGVPYPEHQKPEINKGPYPFTEEEGVIPEIIKATLTEKPYPIKGWLITGTNLIKSTPNQRDTIEAIKKLDLVVAVDMMPFDHVLYADVVLPECTYLERYDDIFVVKERSIGLALRQPVVNPMYDTKPGWWIAKELGVRLGLKEYFPYNDFEDFLKAKCEALGLNFEELKQKGYIEIPGTANPYINESSEVKFKTPSGKIELYSKQLEEAGFPPIPTYTKHEQPPKGYFRLIYGRVPVHTFSRTTNNPSLWELMKENAAWLNAKVAKKLGLKNGDYVVLVNQDGVKSNKVKLKVTERIRPDCVYVPHGFGSFSPMLKRAYLNGADDQQLITRYAVDPISGSVGMRINFVKIEKA; this is encoded by the coding sequence ATGAAATGGTCAAGAAGAGATTTTTTAAAGGTAGTTGCTGGTTCTGGAGGAATTGGAGTTATAGGGGCTACGCAGGTAGATAGATTATTAGGTTTAGGACGTAAACCAGAAGGTAAACCGATATATGTTCCTACCGTTTGTGAAATGTGTTTTTGGAGATGTGGGGTTATAGCGAAGGTAGTAGACGGAAAGGTGGTTAAGCTTGACGGACATCCTGCACATCCTCAATCAAGAGGTAAACTTTGTGCCAGAGGTCATGGTGGAATAGGTCTTCTTTATGACCCAGACAGGCTTAAACATCCTTTGATAAGGGTTGGGCAAAGAGGAGAGGGTAAGTTTAAAAAGGCTTCTTGGGATGAGGCTTTAAATTATGTAGCAGAAAAGATGCTTAAGATTAAAGAAACCTATGGTCCTGAGTCTGTAGCCCTCTTTACCCATGGGACTATATCTACTTATTTTATTCATCTTTTATGGGCCTATGGTTCTCCTAATTTGGGTATGCCTTCTTATGCCCTTTGTAGAGGGGCAAGAGACATAGCCTTTAAACTTACCTTTGGTGCACCTGTGGGTAATCCAGAAAGGGCAGATTTAAAGAATAGTAAAGTTATTGTATTGATGGGGTTTCATATAGGAGAAAATGCACATAACTCTATGTGTCAGGAGTTTGCAGAGGCAGTCGGAAAGGGAGCTACAGTTATCGTAGTAGACCCGAGGTTTTCTACCGCAGCAAGCAAAGCTAAATACTGGCTTCCTATCAAGCCAGCTACCGACCTTGCTTTGCTTTTGGCCTGGATAAATGTAATCATAACAGAGGGGCTCTATGATAAAGAGTATGTAGCTAAATATACCGAAGGTTTTGATAAACTGGCTGAAGCAGTGAAAGAATATACTCCTCAATGGGCTGAAAAAGAAACAGACATCCCTGTTTCTTTGATCATAGAGACTGCAAGAATTATGGGAAAAAACAAACCTTCTGTCTTAATTCATCCTGGAAGACATACTGCCTGGTATGGAGATAATACTCAAAGAGTAAGAGCGATAGCGATCCTTACTGCCCTTTTAGGAGCTTATGGAAGGCCAGGGGGTATATATCTTCCACCAAAGAATCCTTTGTCTGAGTATGGTTTTGGAGACTTTTGTGGAGTACCTTATCCAGAACATCAAAAACCTGAGATAAATAAAGGGCCTTACCCTTTTACCGAAGAAGAAGGGGTTATCCCTGAGATTATAAAGGCAACCCTTACGGAGAAACCCTATCCTATAAAGGGATGGTTGATTACAGGGACTAATCTTATTAAATCTACTCCTAATCAGAGGGATACCATCGAGGCTATTAAAAAGTTGGACCTTGTAGTAGCGGTTGATATGATGCCCTTTGATCATGTGCTTTATGCAGATGTGGTTCTCCCAGAGTGTACCTACCTAGAAAGATATGATGATATTTTTGTGGTAAAGGAAAGAAGCATAGGGTTAGCCTTGAGACAACCGGTTGTTAACCCGATGTATGATACCAAGCCTGGTTGGTGGATAGCAAAAGAGTTAGGAGTAAGGCTTGGTTTAAAGGAATATTTTCCTTATAATGATTTTGAGGATTTTCTTAAGGCTAAATGTGAGGCTCTTGGATTAAATTTTGAAGAGCTTAAACAGAAAGGTTATATAGAGATACCAGGCACTGCTAATCCTTACATCAATGAATCTTCTGAGGTTAAATTTAAAACTCCTTCTGGCAAGATAGAACTTTATAGCAAGCAATTAGAGGAAGCAGGGTTTCCTCCTATTCCTACCTATACCAAGCATGAACAACCGCCTAAAGGGTATTTTAGACTTATTTATGGTAGGGTACCTGTGCATACCTTCTCAAGAACTACCAATAATCCATCTTTATGGGAGCTGATGAAAGAAAATGCTGCTTGGCTTAACGCTAAGGTAGCTAAGAAGTTAGGACTTAAAAACGGGGATTATGTGGTCCTTGTTAACCAGGATGGAGTTAAAAGCAATAAGGTTAAGTTAAAGGTTACCGAAAGGATTAGACCAGATTGTGTTTATGTCCCTCATGGGTTTGGAAGTTTTTCTCCTATGCTAAAAAGAGCTTATTTAAACGGTGCAGACGACCAACAGCTGATAACCAGATATGCTGTAGACCCGATTTCTGGAAGTGTAGGAATGAGGATTAATTTTGTTAAGATAGAGAAGGCTTAA
- the resB gene encoding cytochrome c biogenesis protein ResB → MRSIWDFISSIKVAIVLFFLIAFFSILGTIIPQAHPSDFYLMKYGPSLGRLILAFQLDDFYHSVLYIFLLLFFMVNLVSCSIKRIKFSWKLFKKNPAEVDPHKLPNAQETRLKKDVSQLINLLQTLGFKQKETPEGILFYQDKNRIGYLAVYLVHFSLVLIIVGAIVGAIWGFRGNMYLLEGETSNQINLFRKDHPVIVDFSVKLNKFTMEVYPDGTPKEYVSNVTFIEKNNKTVDALIKVNQPAKYKGITFYQASYEELPKFTIRVSIDGKTLEKQVDPTVPAEIGDRYVLMLDAYMAHQGFVVAKFNLLDQETGEGDEIFAIEGKPSEFKIGKNVGKLELKGLVDKFYMSVLQVKKDPGVWLVYMGFLLMIFGLIGVYFLDPQTLWVFLKREEKETFIKIGGMIKRDKSGLNLSLNELLKKLEA, encoded by the coding sequence ATGAGGTCAATCTGGGATTTTATTTCTTCGATTAAGGTTGCCATAGTTTTGTTTTTCCTTATAGCTTTTTTTTCCATTTTAGGAACTATTATTCCTCAGGCTCACCCCTCAGATTTTTACTTGATGAAATACGGACCATCCTTAGGCCGGTTGATCCTTGCTTTTCAGCTTGATGATTTTTATCATTCTGTATTGTATATTTTTTTACTATTATTTTTCATGGTAAACCTTGTTAGCTGTTCGATAAAAAGGATTAAGTTTAGCTGGAAGCTTTTTAAAAAAAATCCTGCAGAAGTTGACCCGCATAAATTACCTAATGCTCAAGAGACTAGATTAAAAAAAGATGTTTCTCAACTGATAAATCTATTACAAACCTTAGGGTTTAAACAAAAGGAAACTCCAGAAGGAATTTTGTTCTATCAGGATAAAAATCGGATAGGTTATTTAGCGGTATATTTAGTTCATTTTTCTTTGGTTCTGATAATAGTAGGAGCTATCGTAGGTGCTATTTGGGGTTTTAGAGGTAACATGTATTTGTTAGAAGGGGAAACCTCTAATCAGATAAACCTTTTTAGGAAGGACCATCCTGTTATAGTTGATTTTTCTGTGAAACTGAATAAGTTTACGATGGAAGTTTATCCAGACGGAACTCCTAAAGAGTATGTTTCAAATGTGACTTTTATAGAAAAAAACAATAAAACAGTAGATGCTTTGATCAAGGTTAACCAGCCGGCTAAATATAAAGGAATTACCTTTTATCAAGCAAGCTATGAAGAATTGCCTAAATTTACTATAAGAGTAAGTATAGACGGGAAAACCTTAGAAAAACAAGTTGATCCTACGGTACCTGCAGAAATAGGTGATAGATACGTGCTTATGCTTGATGCCTATATGGCTCATCAAGGTTTTGTGGTAGCTAAGTTTAATCTATTAGATCAAGAAACAGGGGAGGGGGACGAGATTTTCGCTATCGAGGGTAAACCTTCAGAGTTTAAGATAGGTAAAAATGTAGGGAAACTTGAACTTAAAGGCCTGGTTGATAAGTTTTACATGAGTGTGCTTCAAGTTAAAAAGGACCCAGGAGTTTGGTTGGTTTACATGGGTTTTCTGTTGATGATCTTTGGGTTGATAGGGGTATATTTTCTTGATCCTCAAACCCTTTGGGTTTTTCTGAAAAGAGAAGAAAAAGAAACTTTTATAAAGATCGGTGGGATGATAAAAAGAGATAAAAGCGGTCTTAACTTAAGTTTAAACGAGCTTTTAAAGAAATTAGAGGCTTAA
- a CDS encoding S41 family peptidase, producing the protein MRFSKNKKLFYPLVGVILLVIIAFSNGFTKEKNDEIYKYLKLFSQVLKLIEDNYVTEVSPRDLIYGAINGMLNSLDPYSSLMKPEEFKELEIETKGTFTGIGIEITIKDDIITVVAPIEDTPAWKAGIKPGDKILKIEDKPTKGMSLTEAVKLLRGPKGTKVKITILRNDKDIKEITLVRDVIPIKSVKVKVLEPGYAYVRITNFQEKTHQELIDVLEELEKKELKGIVLDLRYNPGGLLSSAIDVADEFLEKGVIVSIKGKSKDSGMVFEAKPNPSNRKHHYPIVILINHGTASASEIVTGALKDHKRALVLGQKSFGKGRVQTVIPLDDGYAVKLTTAFYYTPSGVCIDKIGISPDIEIPAMVEATTKEKPKDKDEEDLLKPWTSPEEDFQVKMALSILKNLKEISKLNF; encoded by the coding sequence ATGAGATTTTCAAAAAATAAAAAATTATTTTATCCCTTGGTTGGGGTAATTCTTTTAGTAATCATAGCCTTTTCAAACGGGTTTACTAAAGAAAAAAACGATGAAATCTATAAATATTTAAAACTCTTTTCTCAGGTATTAAAACTCATAGAAGACAACTATGTAACAGAGGTTTCACCTAGGGACCTTATCTATGGAGCCATAAACGGAATGCTAAATTCTTTAGACCCTTATTCTTCTTTGATGAAGCCTGAGGAGTTCAAGGAGCTTGAGATAGAAACCAAAGGAACCTTTACCGGTATTGGGATCGAGATTACCATAAAAGACGACATAATCACCGTCGTTGCCCCGATAGAAGACACTCCTGCCTGGAAAGCTGGCATCAAGCCAGGAGATAAAATTCTAAAGATAGAAGATAAACCTACCAAAGGTATGAGTCTTACAGAGGCGGTTAAACTCTTAAGAGGTCCTAAAGGAACAAAGGTTAAAATAACCATTCTCAGGAACGATAAAGATATAAAAGAAATCACCCTCGTAAGGGATGTTATCCCTATAAAAAGTGTTAAGGTTAAGGTTCTTGAACCTGGGTATGCCTACGTGAGGATTACCAATTTTCAAGAAAAAACTCATCAAGAGTTGATAGATGTTTTGGAAGAGCTTGAGAAAAAAGAATTAAAAGGTATAGTATTAGACCTTAGATATAATCCAGGAGGACTTTTATCCTCGGCTATAGATGTAGCAGATGAATTTTTGGAAAAAGGAGTGATTGTTTCTATAAAGGGGAAGTCTAAAGATTCAGGAATGGTGTTTGAAGCCAAACCTAACCCCTCTAACAGAAAACACCATTATCCTATCGTAATTCTTATAAATCATGGCACAGCCTCAGCCTCTGAAATAGTTACCGGTGCGTTAAAAGACCATAAAAGAGCCCTTGTCCTTGGTCAGAAAAGTTTTGGTAAGGGAAGGGTACAAACTGTTATACCTCTTGATGATGGCTATGCAGTAAAACTAACTACTGCTTTTTATTACACCCCAAGTGGAGTTTGCATCGATAAAATCGGTATCTCTCCTGACATAGAAATACCTGCGATGGTTGAAGCTACTACTAAAGAAAAACCTAAAGACAAAGACGAAGAGGATTTACTTAAACCATGGACCTCTCCTGAAGAGGATTTTCAGGTAAAGATGGCTCTCTCTATCTTGAAAAACCTAAAAGAAATTTCTAAGTTGAATTTTTAA
- a CDS encoding site-2 protease family protein has translation MFDPKVFILLTPVLLLALTVHEFSHGLVAYLLGDPTPKLAKRLSLNPIKHLDFFGTLTLFITQAIGWAKPVPINPNYFKNPWRDMALVSIAGPLSNILLAFIFGFLFHLFYGLNLNYSSFVISQPLALMCFLGIKINLGLAIFNLLPIPPLDGSKVIVKFLPKTWRFNYLRLEMFGFIFILILAITGVLSKFIYPILNWLTNLILGITSIGSI, from the coding sequence ATGTTTGACCCTAAGGTTTTTATACTTTTAACGCCTGTTTTGTTACTTGCCTTAACGGTCCATGAATTTTCTCATGGCCTTGTAGCTTATCTTTTAGGGGATCCTACCCCTAAACTCGCAAAAAGGCTTAGCTTAAACCCTATTAAACATCTTGATTTTTTTGGAACGTTAACTCTGTTTATTACCCAAGCCATAGGCTGGGCCAAACCAGTACCTATCAACCCCAACTATTTTAAAAACCCCTGGAGGGACATGGCTCTTGTTTCTATAGCTGGACCTTTATCCAACATCTTGCTTGCCTTTATCTTTGGGTTCCTTTTTCATTTATTTTATGGCTTAAATTTAAACTACTCCTCTTTTGTGATTTCCCAACCTCTTGCCCTAATGTGCTTTTTAGGTATAAAAATAAATCTTGGTCTGGCTATCTTTAACCTTTTGCCTATTCCCCCTTTAGACGGGAGTAAGGTTATTGTTAAATTTTTACCAAAAACCTGGAGATTTAACTACCTAAGACTTGAAATGTTTGGGTTTATCTTTATTTTAATTTTAGCCATAACCGGTGTGCTTAGCAAGTTTATCTACCCTATATTAAACTGGTTGACCAATCTGATTTTAGGGATTACCAGTATAGGTAGTATTTAA
- a CDS encoding EamA family transporter, whose product MEKSTLILWLLTITLWGICPIIEKIGLKNVDPLLALFIRTSAALMGLSLAVFLTGAFKPEVLNLKNIAVLSLSGILGGFLGMLTYFTLLKSQNASQIVPLTSVYPLVSTLFAILFLKEELHLIKILAIFLIVSGIFLLFKNP is encoded by the coding sequence ATGGAAAAATCAACGCTAATACTTTGGCTTCTTACTATAACCCTTTGGGGAATATGTCCGATCATAGAAAAAATAGGTCTTAAAAACGTAGACCCTCTTTTAGCGCTTTTTATCAGGACCTCTGCCGCTCTTATGGGATTAAGCTTAGCTGTTTTTCTCACAGGGGCGTTTAAACCAGAAGTACTAAATCTTAAAAATATAGCCGTATTATCCTTAAGCGGGATCTTGGGAGGTTTTTTGGGGATGTTAACCTATTTTACCCTGCTTAAATCTCAAAATGCCTCTCAAATAGTTCCGCTAACCTCGGTATATCCTTTGGTTTCTACTCTGTTTGCTATCCTGTTTTTAAAAGAAGAGTTGCATCTTATAAAAATCTTAGCTATTTTTCTCATTGTATCTGGGATTTTTCTTTTGTTTAAAAATCCTTAA